One region of Pagrus major chromosome 7, Pma_NU_1.0 genomic DNA includes:
- the LOC140999945 gene encoding PHD finger protein 20-like isoform X7, with protein sequence MKMKTPPDRSGIIFEVGAQLEARDRHKNWYAATIEKIDYDKERVLIHYRQWSRRHDEWFHWSSPYLRPLERVNLRRQGLNPACSQQVFVSGTKVLACWTDCRFYPAKILRVNRDDSYTVRFYDGVVLTVKPTKVKPFQERSRSERSAVGSEGWEEGESEEEDGGERQEEEEDEEKKEEEEDKMEEKVTSEEKEGGEEEEERKRKAEPSSSHPPAKKKPDDSRGSGAQNEPITADCSQPAAPNPAHVDRDILLERQAHLPTTHKFSREPLYRVIKNQPPPILSIELDHNPFKCPAAGCTKSFRKASLLHYHIKYYHSDQQLDERGSEQEAPRRKRSSSKGSDFASDMKSEEQSNTCHRDDREHSAMETVDDGSDWSTLTAESGEDTPSWSVAMETEECEVVRCVCEVDEENDFMIQCESCLCWQHGTCMGLYEDNVPHNYICYYCRHTAGTSSHCVFGWRRAQRFLSEPDLLISGHMFGLSCVKENYSEVNASKISHTSHLLAHTHGLNQVLSGLQLQISLLHSPSHPDLQLWRLPWRREEGLRLTSSPRGDTSLCYVSSEHCYQKPGASWEKSEEREKERQTAAVKEEQDTEQEETKPEDVKEKPSDATTDANIVTHSDTPRDACMKKESHAHTQTHTQTHTQTHTQEPRPASVAECQLNLLEHVESLHHQISARMDHIERELDVLESWLDHSGELEPPDPLSRLPQLKQRIRRLLRDLCTVRHLSVWR encoded by the exons ATGAAG ATGAAGACTCCTCCGGACAGGTCGGGAATCATCTTTGAGGTCGGAGCTCAGCTGGAAGCCCGAGACCGCCACAAGAACTG GTACGCAGCCACGATCGAGAAAATCGACTATGACAAGGAGCGGGTGCTGATCCACTACCGTCAGTGGAGCCGTCGGCATGACGAGTGGTTTCACTGGAGCTCGCCGTACCTGCGGCCGCTGGAGCGAGTCAACCTGAGGAGGCAGGGCCTGAATCCAGCGTGTTCACAGCAG GTGTTTGTGTCCGGTACGAAGGTTCTGGCCTGTTGGACCGACTGTCGGTTCTACCCGGCTAAAATCCTCAGAGTCAACAGGGACG actccTACACAGTGCGTTTCTATGATGGTGTGGTTCTGACTGTGAAGCCCACCAAGGTCAAACCTTTCCAGGAA AGGTCCAGATCTGAGAGGAGTGCGGTCGGAAGCGAGGGATGGGAGGAAGGGGAGAGCGAGGAGGAAGACggtggagagaggcaggaggaggaggaggatgaagagaagaaggaggaagaggaggataaaatggaggagaaggtgacatcagaggagaaggaaggaggtgaggaggaggaggagaggaagaggaaggcaGAACCTTCATCCTCCCATCCACCAGCAAAGAAGAAACCAGACGACA GTAGAGGAAGTGGAGCTCAGaatgagccaatcacagctGACTGCTCCCAGCCAGCTGCTCCTAACCCCGCCCACGTCGACAGAG acATCCTGTTGGAGCGTCAGGCCCACCTGCCCACCACACACAAATTCAGCAGAGAACCAC tGTACCGGGTCATAAAGAACCAGCCTCCTCCCATTCTCTCCATTGAGTTGGACCACAACCCCTTCAAGTGTCCGGCAGCCGGCTGCACCAAGTCGTTCAGGAAGGCCAGTCTGCTGCACTACCACATCAAGTACTACCACTCCGACCAGCAGCTGGACGAGCGAGGCAGCGAGCAGGAGGCGCCGAG GAGGAAGCGGTCGTCTTCTAAGGGGAGCGACTTTGCGTCGGACATGAAGAGCGAGGAGCAGAGCAATACCTGTCACCGTGACGACAGAGAGCACAGCGCCATGGAGACAG TGGACGACGGCAGCGACTGGTCGACGCTCACAGCGGAGAGCGGAGAGGACACGCCCTCTTGGTCTGTTGCTATGGAGACAGAGGAGTGTGAGGTGGTGAGGTGTGTGTGCGAGGTGGACGAGGAGAACGACTTCATGAtccag tgTGAGTCGTGTTTGTGTTGGCAGCACGGCACCTGTATGGGTTTATACGAAGACAACGTCCCACACAACTACATCTGCTACTACTGCAGACACACCGCAGGTACCAgctctcactgtgtgtttg GTTGGAGGCGAGCTCAGCGTTTCCTGTCAGAACCTGATTTGCTGATATCCGGTCACATGTTTGGTCTGTCATGCGTGAAGGAGAACTACTCGGAGGTCAACGCCTCCAAGATCTCACACACCAGCCATCTGCTGGCGCACACACACGGCCTCAATCAGGTCCTCAGCGGGCTGCAGCTCCAGATCAGCCTGTTGCA CTCTCCGTCACACCCCGACCTGCAGCTGTGGAGGTTGCCATGGAGACGAGAAGAGGGGTTGAGACTGACGTCCAGCCCGAGAGGAGACACTTCCCTCTGTTACGTCAGCAGCGAGCACTGCTACCAAAAGCCCGGAGCATCATGGGAGaagtcagaggagagagaaaaggaaaggcAGACGGCTGCAgtgaaggaggagcaggacacTGAGCAGGAG GAAACCAAACCCGAAGATGTGAAAGAGAAACCGTCTGATGCCACAACAGATGCAAACATCGTGACGCACTCAGACACACCCAGAGACGCCTGCATGAAAAAAGAGAGCcacgcacacacgcagacacacacgcagacacacacgcagacacacacgcaggaGCCTCGTCCAGCGTCGGTGGCCGAGTGTCAGCTGAACCTGCTGGAGCACGTCGAGTCTCTTCACCACCAGATCAGTGCCAGGATGGACCATATAGAGCGAGAGCTGGacg tatTAGAGTCCTGGTTGGACCACTCGGGCGAGCTTGAGCCTCCCGACCCTTTGTCCCGCCTCCCGCAGCTCAAACAGCGAATCAGGCGGCTGCTGCGCGACCTGTGCACTGTGAGGCACCTGTCAGTGTGGCGCTGA
- the LOC140999945 gene encoding PHD finger protein 20-like isoform X4 encodes MKTPPDRSGIIFEVGAQLEARDRHKNWYAATIEKIDYDKERVLIHYRQWSRRHDEWFHWSSPYLRPLERVNLRRQGLNPACSQQVFVSGTKVLACWTDCRFYPAKILRVNRDDSYTVRFYDGVVLTVKPTKVKPFQERSRSERSAVGSEGWEEGESEEEDGGERQEEEEDEEKKEEEEDKMEEKVTSEEKEGGEEEEERKRKAEPSSSHPPAKKKPDDSRGSGAQNEPITADCSQPAAPNPAHVDRDILLERQAHLPTTHKFSREPLYRVIKNQPPPILSIELDHNPFKCPAAGCTKSFRKASLLHYHIKYYHSDQQLDERGSEQEAPRRKRSSSKGSDFASDMKSEEQSNTCHRDDREHSAMETELKKDGAGEKAGGQDRKERKNFLRVKLKKKKKKKKKKKSQSGFGSSDDENSDRAPVTLKLSPEQHDTLTQMDDGSDWSTLTAESGEDTPSWSVAMETEECEVVRCVCEVDEENDFMIQCESCLCWQHGTCMGLYEDNVPHNYICYYCRHTAGTSSHCVFGWRRAQRFLSEPDLLISGHMFGLSCVKENYSEVNASKISHTSHLLAHTHGLNQVLSGLQLQISLLHSPSHPDLQLWRLPWRREEGLRLTSSPRGDTSLCYVSSEHCYQKPGASWEKSEEREKERQTAAVKEEQDTEQEETKPEDVKEKPSDATTDANIVTHSDTPRDACMKKESHAHTQTHTQTHTQTHTQEPRPASVAECQLNLLEHVESLHHQISARMDHIERELDVLESWLDHSGELEPPDPLSRLPQLKQRIRRLLRDLCTVRHLSVWR; translated from the exons ATGAAGACTCCTCCGGACAGGTCGGGAATCATCTTTGAGGTCGGAGCTCAGCTGGAAGCCCGAGACCGCCACAAGAACTG GTACGCAGCCACGATCGAGAAAATCGACTATGACAAGGAGCGGGTGCTGATCCACTACCGTCAGTGGAGCCGTCGGCATGACGAGTGGTTTCACTGGAGCTCGCCGTACCTGCGGCCGCTGGAGCGAGTCAACCTGAGGAGGCAGGGCCTGAATCCAGCGTGTTCACAGCAG GTGTTTGTGTCCGGTACGAAGGTTCTGGCCTGTTGGACCGACTGTCGGTTCTACCCGGCTAAAATCCTCAGAGTCAACAGGGACG actccTACACAGTGCGTTTCTATGATGGTGTGGTTCTGACTGTGAAGCCCACCAAGGTCAAACCTTTCCAGGAA AGGTCCAGATCTGAGAGGAGTGCGGTCGGAAGCGAGGGATGGGAGGAAGGGGAGAGCGAGGAGGAAGACggtggagagaggcaggaggaggaggaggatgaagagaagaaggaggaagaggaggataaaatggaggagaaggtgacatcagaggagaaggaaggaggtgaggaggaggaggagaggaagaggaaggcaGAACCTTCATCCTCCCATCCACCAGCAAAGAAGAAACCAGACGACA GTAGAGGAAGTGGAGCTCAGaatgagccaatcacagctGACTGCTCCCAGCCAGCTGCTCCTAACCCCGCCCACGTCGACAGAG acATCCTGTTGGAGCGTCAGGCCCACCTGCCCACCACACACAAATTCAGCAGAGAACCAC tGTACCGGGTCATAAAGAACCAGCCTCCTCCCATTCTCTCCATTGAGTTGGACCACAACCCCTTCAAGTGTCCGGCAGCCGGCTGCACCAAGTCGTTCAGGAAGGCCAGTCTGCTGCACTACCACATCAAGTACTACCACTCCGACCAGCAGCTGGACGAGCGAGGCAGCGAGCAGGAGGCGCCGAG GAGGAAGCGGTCGTCTTCTAAGGGGAGCGACTTTGCGTCGGACATGAAGAGCGAGGAGCAGAGCAATACCTGTCACCGTGACGACAGAGAGCACAGCGCCATGGAGACAG AGCTGAAGAAGGACGGAGCGGGAGAAAAAGCCGGAGGACAggacagaaaggagaggaagaactTCCTGAGAGTCAAactcaagaagaagaaaaagaagaagaagaagaagaaaagtcagTCAG gATTCGGCAGCAGTGACGATGAGAACTCGGACAGAGCTCCGGTCACTCTGAAGCTGTCCCCTGAGCAACacgacacactcacacaaa TGGACGACGGCAGCGACTGGTCGACGCTCACAGCGGAGAGCGGAGAGGACACGCCCTCTTGGTCTGTTGCTATGGAGACAGAGGAGTGTGAGGTGGTGAGGTGTGTGTGCGAGGTGGACGAGGAGAACGACTTCATGAtccag tgTGAGTCGTGTTTGTGTTGGCAGCACGGCACCTGTATGGGTTTATACGAAGACAACGTCCCACACAACTACATCTGCTACTACTGCAGACACACCGCAGGTACCAgctctcactgtgtgtttg GTTGGAGGCGAGCTCAGCGTTTCCTGTCAGAACCTGATTTGCTGATATCCGGTCACATGTTTGGTCTGTCATGCGTGAAGGAGAACTACTCGGAGGTCAACGCCTCCAAGATCTCACACACCAGCCATCTGCTGGCGCACACACACGGCCTCAATCAGGTCCTCAGCGGGCTGCAGCTCCAGATCAGCCTGTTGCA CTCTCCGTCACACCCCGACCTGCAGCTGTGGAGGTTGCCATGGAGACGAGAAGAGGGGTTGAGACTGACGTCCAGCCCGAGAGGAGACACTTCCCTCTGTTACGTCAGCAGCGAGCACTGCTACCAAAAGCCCGGAGCATCATGGGAGaagtcagaggagagagaaaaggaaaggcAGACGGCTGCAgtgaaggaggagcaggacacTGAGCAGGAG GAAACCAAACCCGAAGATGTGAAAGAGAAACCGTCTGATGCCACAACAGATGCAAACATCGTGACGCACTCAGACACACCCAGAGACGCCTGCATGAAAAAAGAGAGCcacgcacacacgcagacacacacgcagacacacacgcagacacacacgcaggaGCCTCGTCCAGCGTCGGTGGCCGAGTGTCAGCTGAACCTGCTGGAGCACGTCGAGTCTCTTCACCACCAGATCAGTGCCAGGATGGACCATATAGAGCGAGAGCTGGacg tatTAGAGTCCTGGTTGGACCACTCGGGCGAGCTTGAGCCTCCCGACCCTTTGTCCCGCCTCCCGCAGCTCAAACAGCGAATCAGGCGGCTGCTGCGCGACCTGTGCACTGTGAGGCACCTGTCAGTGTGGCGCTGA
- the LOC140999945 gene encoding PHD finger protein 20-like isoform X3, producing MKTPPDRSGIIFEVGAQLEARDRHKNWYAATIEKIDYDKERVLIHYRQWSRRHDEWFHWSSPYLRPLERVNLRRQGLNPACSQQVFVSGTKVLACWTDCRFYPAKILRVNRDDSYTVRFYDGVVLTVKPTKVKPFQERSRSERSAVGSEGWEEGESEEEDGGERQEEEEDEEKKEEEEDKMEEKVTSEEKEGGEEEEERKRKAEPSSSHPPAKKKPDDSRGSGAQNEPITADCSQPAAPNPAHVDRDILLERQAHLPTTHKFSREPLYRVIKNQPPPILSIELDHNPFKCPAAGCTKSFRKASLLHYHIKYYHSDQQLDERGSEQEAPRRKRSSSKGSDFASDMKSEEQSNTCHRDDREHSAMETEELKKDGAGEKAGGQDRKERKNFLRVKLKKKKKKKKKKKSQSGFGSSDDENSDRAPVTLKLSPEQHDTLTQMDDGSDWSTLTAESGEDTPSWSVAMETEECEVVRCVCEVDEENDFMIQCESCLCWQHGTCMGLYEDNVPHNYICYYCRHTAGTSSHCVFGWRRAQRFLSEPDLLISGHMFGLSCVKENYSEVNASKISHTSHLLAHTHGLNQVLSGLQLQISLLHSPSHPDLQLWRLPWRREEGLRLTSSPRGDTSLCYVSSEHCYQKPGASWEKSEEREKERQTAAVKEEQDTEQEETKPEDVKEKPSDATTDANIVTHSDTPRDACMKKESHAHTQTHTQTHTQTHTQEPRPASVAECQLNLLEHVESLHHQISARMDHIERELDVLESWLDHSGELEPPDPLSRLPQLKQRIRRLLRDLCTVRHLSVWR from the exons ATGAAGACTCCTCCGGACAGGTCGGGAATCATCTTTGAGGTCGGAGCTCAGCTGGAAGCCCGAGACCGCCACAAGAACTG GTACGCAGCCACGATCGAGAAAATCGACTATGACAAGGAGCGGGTGCTGATCCACTACCGTCAGTGGAGCCGTCGGCATGACGAGTGGTTTCACTGGAGCTCGCCGTACCTGCGGCCGCTGGAGCGAGTCAACCTGAGGAGGCAGGGCCTGAATCCAGCGTGTTCACAGCAG GTGTTTGTGTCCGGTACGAAGGTTCTGGCCTGTTGGACCGACTGTCGGTTCTACCCGGCTAAAATCCTCAGAGTCAACAGGGACG actccTACACAGTGCGTTTCTATGATGGTGTGGTTCTGACTGTGAAGCCCACCAAGGTCAAACCTTTCCAGGAA AGGTCCAGATCTGAGAGGAGTGCGGTCGGAAGCGAGGGATGGGAGGAAGGGGAGAGCGAGGAGGAAGACggtggagagaggcaggaggaggaggaggatgaagagaagaaggaggaagaggaggataaaatggaggagaaggtgacatcagaggagaaggaaggaggtgaggaggaggaggagaggaagaggaaggcaGAACCTTCATCCTCCCATCCACCAGCAAAGAAGAAACCAGACGACA GTAGAGGAAGTGGAGCTCAGaatgagccaatcacagctGACTGCTCCCAGCCAGCTGCTCCTAACCCCGCCCACGTCGACAGAG acATCCTGTTGGAGCGTCAGGCCCACCTGCCCACCACACACAAATTCAGCAGAGAACCAC tGTACCGGGTCATAAAGAACCAGCCTCCTCCCATTCTCTCCATTGAGTTGGACCACAACCCCTTCAAGTGTCCGGCAGCCGGCTGCACCAAGTCGTTCAGGAAGGCCAGTCTGCTGCACTACCACATCAAGTACTACCACTCCGACCAGCAGCTGGACGAGCGAGGCAGCGAGCAGGAGGCGCCGAG GAGGAAGCGGTCGTCTTCTAAGGGGAGCGACTTTGCGTCGGACATGAAGAGCGAGGAGCAGAGCAATACCTGTCACCGTGACGACAGAGAGCACAGCGCCATGGAGACAG AAGAGCTGAAGAAGGACGGAGCGGGAGAAAAAGCCGGAGGACAggacagaaaggagaggaagaactTCCTGAGAGTCAAactcaagaagaagaaaaagaagaagaagaagaagaaaagtcagTCAG gATTCGGCAGCAGTGACGATGAGAACTCGGACAGAGCTCCGGTCACTCTGAAGCTGTCCCCTGAGCAACacgacacactcacacaaa TGGACGACGGCAGCGACTGGTCGACGCTCACAGCGGAGAGCGGAGAGGACACGCCCTCTTGGTCTGTTGCTATGGAGACAGAGGAGTGTGAGGTGGTGAGGTGTGTGTGCGAGGTGGACGAGGAGAACGACTTCATGAtccag tgTGAGTCGTGTTTGTGTTGGCAGCACGGCACCTGTATGGGTTTATACGAAGACAACGTCCCACACAACTACATCTGCTACTACTGCAGACACACCGCAGGTACCAgctctcactgtgtgtttg GTTGGAGGCGAGCTCAGCGTTTCCTGTCAGAACCTGATTTGCTGATATCCGGTCACATGTTTGGTCTGTCATGCGTGAAGGAGAACTACTCGGAGGTCAACGCCTCCAAGATCTCACACACCAGCCATCTGCTGGCGCACACACACGGCCTCAATCAGGTCCTCAGCGGGCTGCAGCTCCAGATCAGCCTGTTGCA CTCTCCGTCACACCCCGACCTGCAGCTGTGGAGGTTGCCATGGAGACGAGAAGAGGGGTTGAGACTGACGTCCAGCCCGAGAGGAGACACTTCCCTCTGTTACGTCAGCAGCGAGCACTGCTACCAAAAGCCCGGAGCATCATGGGAGaagtcagaggagagagaaaaggaaaggcAGACGGCTGCAgtgaaggaggagcaggacacTGAGCAGGAG GAAACCAAACCCGAAGATGTGAAAGAGAAACCGTCTGATGCCACAACAGATGCAAACATCGTGACGCACTCAGACACACCCAGAGACGCCTGCATGAAAAAAGAGAGCcacgcacacacgcagacacacacgcagacacacacgcagacacacacgcaggaGCCTCGTCCAGCGTCGGTGGCCGAGTGTCAGCTGAACCTGCTGGAGCACGTCGAGTCTCTTCACCACCAGATCAGTGCCAGGATGGACCATATAGAGCGAGAGCTGGacg tatTAGAGTCCTGGTTGGACCACTCGGGCGAGCTTGAGCCTCCCGACCCTTTGTCCCGCCTCCCGCAGCTCAAACAGCGAATCAGGCGGCTGCTGCGCGACCTGTGCACTGTGAGGCACCTGTCAGTGTGGCGCTGA